A window from Cydia pomonella isolate Wapato2018A chromosome 8, ilCydPomo1, whole genome shotgun sequence encodes these proteins:
- the LOC133520377 gene encoding dynein regulatory complex protein 11-like, translating to MSSNFYFEKWKMVLKQLKSLIQIDQEYQIIKAHDQRRCQAVERLTGMLAAYISIYNEVLECSQQNLQMQKTKDIYAVLYAVVDRILELKHQLRKLEGCQAQFLSKGAIRHHLTVDDAEFHDIPVRVGRDENTKEVITDAFNAVKEKILQKELELAKEEEISEKESIDAWWDDDNDKKDDETTGDKFIRYDKIEELSEEALKKREMVALIQAHEKTRRVTQLNLQRMQKRELWEKELLGTLLREELKIRAAKLIQKVGRVYMELKRKKVRECKTNEVLGIKPCGEFSYSERDRVKEVKDRRVKIYKQMEKDWKHQCVQIKEDFYKKKHDEIEEYYRDSIRDWFREWYEKIGRFHTIPKINNGGSVAIWRGEIPSPEDWYEQYKEYIDSKQRNKNKSAQETKLEKKAALMEQKRLKSEENKKKKLEEQLKRKMMKNPNMHPGYNFPEYKKFHKLIEALDHYHELWDHLDADESMEVKQGNVKQVDEENLIAEVKLEIATQVDDDMKQELKKLNKALKKDYENAQEEMPESMPEKKSKREKKKKIKKSKEPDNEVVSEKMEYLAESGFLKEYSQTKLEDFLGDHNMVGDDCRCLDIEAHPFAGEIRSLWWERCREVSHGLHRILVVGPVGSGRSTLVYALASVNDATLLEVDPSAFDVDLVTPDYLLNLIDALAVCARVAQPAVIYMKNVHVLFYKKKNKSIGGFPNAELIKRYLMKKLLKRFNKAENITIIGSCSEPWLTTGKLLKQFSEVLLLPDTSYSMVVQLLNNWVISNRCLPRDLDVHTLARMLRGYGFAFLKTTLQDFLTPDRIVKMAAYGLSVKEIFEYVTQTGVEKHDYEQYLKWYSKKTFWGKKETKQLEEAREFQVAVEKYAELQKKKNKK from the exons ATGTCTAGTAATTTTTACTTCGAAAAATGGAAGATGGTACTTAAGCAGTTAAAATCATTAATACAAATTGATCAAGAATATCAG ATCATAAAAGCACATGACCAGCGACGTTGCCAGGCCGTCGAGCGCCTGACCGGGATGTTAGCAGCTTACATCAGCATTTACAACGAAGTGCTGGAATGCTCGCAACAGAACTTGCAAATGCAGAAGACGAAGGATATTTATGCTGTTTTATATGCAGTAGTGGACCG AATCCTTGAATTAAAACACCAGCTGCGAAAACTAGAAGGATGCCAGGCCCAATTTCTGAGTAAAGGTGCGATCCGTCATCACTTGACCGTTGATGATGCAGAATTTCACGATATCCCGGTCAGAGTAGGCAGGGATGAAAATACCAAAGAGGTGATAACTGATGCCTTCAATGCGGTTAAAGAGAAAATACTTCAAAAAGAATTAGAGCTAG cgaaagaagaagaaatttcaGAAAAAGAATCAATCGATGCCTGGTGGGACGATGATAATGACAAAAAGGACGACGAGACAACCGGGGACAAATTCATTCGGTATGACAAAATCGAGGAACTTTCCGAAGAAGCTCTTAAGAAACGAGAAATGGTAGCTTTGATACAAGCGCACGAAAAAACTAG GCGAGTGACTCAATTGAACTTGCAAAGAATGCAAAAAAGAGAGTTGTGGGAAAAGGAGTTACTAGGAACTTTACTAAGAGAAGAGCTGAAAATAAGAGCCGCAAAACTAATACAAAAAGTTGGCAG AGTATACATGGAATTGAAAAGAAAGAAAGTAAGAGAATGTAAAACTAATGAAGTATTGGGAATCAAACCTTGCGGAGAATTTAGCTACAGCGAAAGAGACAGAGTAAAAGAG GTCAAGGATCGAcgggtaaaaatatataaacaaatgGAAAAAGACTGGAAACATCAATGCGTGCAAATAAAAGAAGActtttataagaaaaaacatGACGAAATTGAAGAATATTATCGAGATAGCATCAGAGATTGGTTTAGAGAATG GTACGAAAAAATCGGTCGCTTCCATACTATACCAAAGATTAATAATGGTGGGTCAGTTGCTATTTGGCGAGGAGAAATACCATCACCTGAAGACTGGTACGAGCAATATAAAGAGTATATTGATTCAAAACaacgaaataaaaacaaatcagcACAAGAG ACAAAGTTAGAAAAGAAGGCCGCTTTAATGGAACAGAAAAGGTTGAAATCAGAAGAAAATAAGAAAAAGAAACTAGAAGAGCAGTTAAAAAGAAAGATGATGAAAAATCCTAATATGCATCCAGGATATAACTTCCCAGAATACAAAAAGTTTCATAAATTAATCGAG GCTTTAGACCATTACCACGAATTATGGGACCATCTGGATGCAGACGAGTCGATGGAAGTAAAACAAGGAAACGTCAAACAAGTAGACGAAGAAAATCTCATTGCAGAAGTGAAGCTAGAAATCGCCACTCAAGTAGATGACGATATGAA GCAAGAACTGAAGAAACTTAacaaagcattaaaaaaagattacGAAAATGCGCAAGAAGAAATGCCAGAATCAATGCCGGAAAAAAAGAGTAAGCgtgaaaagaagaaaaagataAAGAAAAGCAAAGAACCTGACAATGAGGTTGTCTCAGAAAAAATGGAG tatTTGGCGGAAAGTGGTTTTCTCAAAGAGTATTCTCAGACAAAGTTAGAAGATTTCCTTGGAGATCACAATATGGTCGGTGACGACTGTCGCTGCTTAGACAT AGAGGCGCACCCATTCGCCGGTGAAATAAGAAGCCTCTGGTGGGAGCGTTGCCGGGAAGTCAGCCACGGGCTCCACAGAATCCTGGTCGTGGGTCCGGTTGGCAGCGGACGGTCCACGCTGGTCTACGCTTTGGCTTCTGTCAACG ACGCAACACTCTTGGAAGTCGACCCTTCGGCTTTTGATGTGGATTTGGTGACACCAGATTACCTGCTGAACCTAATAGACGCGTTAGCAGTTTGTGCTCGTGTTGCTCAGCCCGCAGTGATCTACATGAAAAATGTTCACgtactattttataaaaag AAAAATAAATCTATCGGAGGTTTTCCGAATGCAGAACTGATAAAACGATACCTTATGAAAAAACTCTTGAAACGATTTAACAAAGCTGAGAATATCACTATTATTG GCAGCTGCTCTGAGCCTTGGCTGACGACCGGGAAACTCCTCAAGCAGTTCTCAGAAGTACTTTTGCTTCCTGACACGTCTTACTCAATGGTCGTTCAGCTGTTAAACAATTGGGTAATCAG TAACCGCTGCCTTCCTCGGGACTTGGACGTGCACACCCTGGCGCGGATGCTCAGAGGATATGGCTTCGCATTCCTCAAGACCACGCTGCAGGACTTTCTGACGcct gaTCGCATCGTCAA AATGGCGGCGTATGGTCTATCTGTGAAGGAAATCTTCGAGTATGTTACCCAGACAGGAGTAGAAAAACAT GACTAcgaacaatatttgaaatggtACTCAAAGAAGACATTCTGGGGCAAGAAGGAGACTAAGCAGCTTGAGGAAGCCCGTGAATTCCAAGTAGCGGTGGAGAAGTACGCAGAACTACAGAAgaagaaaaataagaaatag